A part of Clostridium novyi genomic DNA contains:
- the nagB gene encoding glucosamine-6-phosphate deaminase yields the protein MKILIVDNYENLSKKAAEILLCEVTSKPSSVLGLATGGTPLGMYKEIINKYNTDNIDFSKVKTFNLDEYLGLDKENPQSYYYYMMHNLFKYININLESVHILNGKTQDTLQECRSFEEKIKNCGGIDLQVLGIGVNGHIGFNEPNTYFEPNTHVVTLDTKTIESNSRFFKSKEEVPTKAISMGIKTIMKSKKILLLASGTSKANAIFETIHGKINPQVPASILQLHNDVTLILDKDAASKIN from the coding sequence ATGAAAATATTAATAGTTGATAATTATGAAAATTTAAGTAAAAAAGCAGCAGAAATCTTATTATGTGAAGTTACTTCAAAACCTAGTAGTGTTCTAGGTCTTGCAACAGGTGGAACTCCACTTGGAATGTATAAAGAAATAATAAATAAATACAATACTGATAATATAGATTTTTCTAAAGTTAAAACCTTTAATTTAGATGAATATCTTGGACTAGATAAAGAAAATCCTCAAAGTTATTACTATTATATGATGCATAACCTGTTTAAGTATATAAATATAAACTTAGAAAGTGTTCATATACTGAATGGTAAAACTCAAGATACTCTTCAAGAATGCAGAAGCTTCGAAGAAAAAATAAAAAACTGTGGCGGAATTGATTTGCAAGTTTTAGGAATTGGTGTAAATGGTCATATAGGTTTTAATGAACCTAATACTTACTTTGAACCTAATACCCATGTAGTAACCTTAGATACTAAGACTATAGAATCAAACTCAAGATTTTTTAAATCTAAAGAAGAAGTTCCAACTAAGGCTATAAGTATGGGCATAAAAACTATAATGAAATCAAAAAAAATATTACTTCTAGCTAGTGGTACTTCAAAAGCAAATGCAATATTTGAAACCATTCATGGAAAAATTAATCCTCAAGTCCCTGCATCCATCCTTCAACTTCATAATGATGTTACATTAATTTTAGACAAAGATGCCGCAAGTAAAATTAACTAA